From Triticum aestivum cultivar Chinese Spring chromosome 4A, IWGSC CS RefSeq v2.1, whole genome shotgun sequence, a single genomic window includes:
- the LOC123081599 gene encoding uncharacterized protein, whose translation MEQGLLPVVMFPDKQVQVEEWKIEAQQFETDFGEMEMKIHRFPASTRSLGRRYILPMAVSIGLYHHGSSSLHEMEKVKRVATHHFISYSGRSFEEMYAAVFSVIGAARSFYDTKDSKVDVGDAEFADMMFIDGCFLLQYMLMCTGLGKLPPSLLSCFKSNEACIINDIMLLENQLPWMVVNILRTFRSVPVEEFIGKMGRTLQIRGDMHRRPVVMDACYMPPHLLGILLFYKAGGINNNVPLSVPDGFRSMSKSISAIELAEIGIKLTAGKTTKFMDTGIKKTFLSAEIFLAPLLLDDIRSCWLVNMAAFEVCLGMAAGAHQSTAVVCSYLAVLAMLMDREEDVHELRSKRLVQGELTNKETLDFFKMLVKCISGGPLYIQIMEEVEAYKLNRWMWIKVHQFVYKNFKAIVTVLSITGVLVGIFKAILSLKRH comes from the coding sequence ATGGAACAAGGACTATTACCTGTTGTTATGTTCCCAGATAAACAGGTTCAGGTCGAGGAGTGGAAGATAGAAGCACAACAGTTTGAGACTGATTTTGGCGAGATGGAAATGAAGATTCATAGGTTCCCTGCAAGCACGCGGAGCCTTGGACGGCGTTATATCCTCCCAATGGCTGTGAGCATCGGTCTTTACCACCATGGCTCAAGTAGCCTGCATGAGATGGAGAAGGTGAAGCGCGTGGCTACACACCACTTCATCAGTTACTCAGGCCGCTCATTTGAGGAGATGTATGCGGCGGTCTTCTCCGTCATAGGTGCTGCCCGCAGCTTCTACGACACCAAGGATTCCAAGGTCGACGTAGGAGATGCTGAATTTGCGGACATGATGTTCATCGATGGTTGCTTCTTGCTGCAGTATATGCTTATGTGTACCGGCCTTGGCAAGCTGCCTCCGTCATTATTGTCTTGCTTCAAGTCCAACGAGGCTTGCATCATCAACGACATAATGCTGCTCGAGAATCAACTTCCCTGGATGGTGGTCAACATCCTAAGGACGTTCAGGTCCGTGCCTGTGGAGGAGTTTATCGGTAAGATGGGACGCACACTCCAAATCCGTGGGGACATGCACAGGAGACCAGTTGTGATGGATGCTTGCTACATGCCGCCACATCTTCTTGGCATCCTCCTGTTCTACAAAGCCGGAGGCATAAATAATAATGTGCCCCTGTCTGTTCCAGATGGTTTTAGATCCATGTCAAAGAGTATTAGCGCCATTGAGCTTGCAGAGATTGGCATTAAGCTCACAGCCGGCAAGACGACAAAGTTCATGGACACGGGCATCAAGAAAACATTCCTCTCTGCCGAGATCTTCCTGGCACCTCTGTTGCTGGACGACATAAGGTCCTGCTGGCTTGTCAACATGGCGGCTTTCGAGGTATGCCTGGGCATGGCAGCTGGTGCTCATCAAAGTACAGCAGTCGTCTGCTCCTACCTTGCTGTCCTCGCCATGCTCATGGATCGGGAGGAGGACGTGCACGAGCTGCGATCCAAGCGCCTGGTGCAGGGAGAACTCACCAACAAAGAGACGCTTGACTTCTTCAAGATGCTTGTCAAGTGCATAAGTGGCGGCCCCCTCTACATTCAAATCATGGAGGAGGTTGAGGCCTACAAGCTCAACAGGTGGATGTGGATCAAGGTGCACCAGTTCGTCTACAAAAACTTCAAAGCAATCGTCACGGTGCTCTCCATCACTGGTGTTCTTGTGGGCATCTTCAAGGCTATCCTCTCTCTCAAGAGACACTAG